AAGCGCATCCAGTCTCCTGAAGCACCCTATCAGAACAACGTCTGGTTCGAGCCTGAGCTCGTTGTCCGCGAATCTACGGCAGGCGTCCACGAAGTTCCCTCCTCCAAGACGAAACGCGCACGGCGCTGAATGAGGACACGGTGGACTCAAAGACATTGACAGAGGGCTCCCCCCAAAACGCCAGTCCCCTCCCCCTGCATATCATCGCTCCAGTATTTTTTTCCTTCGCGTGCGGTGGCATTGCAACTGTCATGCTCGGGCCTCTGCTGCCAGGGCTCATCGAGCGCTGGCACATTCAGGACGCAGCGGCCGGGGTTCTGTTCACAGCATTCTTCGCCGGCCAGCTGTCTGGATCCGTGGTCGCTTCGTTCCGATTGCGCCTCAGCGTCATCTTTGGATCGTTGCTCACGGCGGCCGGATGCTTCGTCATGCCCTGGGCAGCCTTCGGCGTCGCACACGTCACGCTCTTTTTCGTGGGTCTGGGGATCGGGGCCTCACTTACGGCCGGCAACGTTCTCGTGGGCACGGCGGTCAGCTCAGGACGGGCACGCCTTCTCGCGCTACTTAACGTCTGCTGGAGCCTGGGCGCAATCTCCTGCCCGTCGCTCCTACGCTTCTGCGGCCCGCGACTCTTCTTCTTGATCACCGGAACAGCGCTGGCTCTCGCTGGTCTCGTTGCGGTCACCTTGCCGCCCCAGGCAGAGTCGCAAGCACAGCCTAAGGGGCAGACAGCACCGTCTCGTCTCCCGCTTTCCTTGCTTCCTCTCCTACTGTTCGCTTTGTCGCTGATGCTCTTTGTGGGGATCGAGAGCACGCTGGGTGGCTGGCTGCCTAGCTACGCTGTCCGAAAGAGTGCAGTCTTGCTGGCCTCTTCCATCTCGCTCTACTTTTGGCTGGCTGAGCTCGCGGGTCGTATGCTGATGGCGGCCATCGTCCAGCGCCTCGGAGAGGTCGCACTGTATCGTGCAGCGCTCGTCGTGCTGATTGGCGCCTCAGCGACGCTGGCGATAGAACAGCGCCTGCACGCAGGGTCGATCGTGCTTCTCGCGGTTCTCTGCGGGCTGGCAATTGCTCCGCTCTACCCCCTTATCGTCTCGCTCCTGCTTGCAAGAACGGGGAGACATCCCCACCTCGGGCCCTTGTTCGCCACCGCCTCACTTGGCGGCGCCACATTGCCCTGGCTGACCGGAGTTACCTCAACGAGATTTCACCAGCTCAGCGCAGGACTCGCCGTCCCGGTGATCGGAGCGATTACGCTTCTCGCCATCTCTGGCGCGATCACCGGCAGGCACGAGGCAGCCCGTCGGGCTTAGAAGAACAAAGCCGCAGACGCACGACAAGCATTCTCCTCGTGGTCTGCCGCTACATGATTACTTGACAGTGAATCTGAACTGGTCGCGAATCGTGATCAATGCGATGACAGCAACTGCGACCATGGCCGGTGTAAAGAGCAGATACATAACTTCCCCCTGAGGATGAGCCGAATTTCTGGTACGCTCTTTTCGCTTGCAAGCAGACAACCATTCGCAGAACCAGCGATTTACAGGGAGTTTTGAAAGTTTCTGAGGAGAAAGCGTGGAAATATGCAAGAAATTGCCGGTGATAGTTCCAAATATTTACCCACACCGATGGCAAAGCGATTCCCTATCTCGACAAACTTGGCAAACGTAGGCCTGCCATGATGTTACGGGGGGGACATCTCGAGAGTAACGTCTGGTGAGTTACGAGGTAGAAGCCTTTAGACCGCGACCGTGAAGGTGTCTTCGCTGCGTGTGACCGCGCGGTACATGGTGTCACGTTCAAAGGGCGTCCGGCCAGCCTCGGTGATGAGGCGGACCAGGTCCTTGCGGCGCAGGCCCTGTGGCGTGGTTGCCCCTGCGTCGTGGTAAATCTTCTCCTCGACCACGGTGCCGTCGATATCGTCTGCGCCGAAGCGAAGCGAGATCTGGGCCATCTTCGGCGTAACCATTTGCCAATAGCTCTTGATGTGGGCGAAGTTGTCGAGCATCAGACGCCCAACGGCGATTTGCCTTATGTCGAGCATGCCCGTCGTTCGCGGAATGTGCGACAGTGCCGTATGGTCGGGATGAAATGCCAGCGGGATGAAGGTCTGGAATCCACTCGTCTCATCCTGCAGTGTACGCAACCTCACCAGATGATCGACGCGGTCTTCGTCGTTCTCGACGTGACCATAAAGCATCGTCGCATTGGAGCGCAGGCCGATCTTGTGCGCCTGACGTGCCGTCTCAAGCCACTCGCTGCCGTCGATCTTGTGATCGCAGATGATGTGGCGGATCCGGTCGGCAAATATTTCCGCGCCCCCGCCCGGCATAGAGTCCACGCCGGCCTCCTTCATCCGCTGCAGCGTCTCGGGAATCGTCATCTTGCCTCGCTTGGCGAGAAAAGCGACCTCCACCATCGTGAACGCCTTGATGTGAACCTTCGGAAACCGGACCTTCAGACCGCGCACCAGATCCATGAAGTACTCAAAGGGAAGATCCGGGTGCAACCCGCCGACGATGTGAAACTCCGTCACGGCCTCCGTATAGCCGGAGGCCGCAGCGTCCCAGGCCTCTTCGAGCGCCATCGTGTACGTGCCGGCATCTCCTTTTTTTCGCCCGAAGGCGCACAGCCGGCAGGAGGCGACGCAGACGTTGGTCGGATTGATATGGCGGTTGACATTGAAGTACGTCACATCGCCGTGCAGTCTCTCGCGGACGGAGTTGGCCAGCCAGCCCACTGCAAGAATGTCGCCGCTGCGGTAGAGCGTGACACCATCCTCAAAGCTGAGACGCTCTCCCGCCTGCACCTTCGTCGCTATTGGAAGAAGCGCAGCGTCGTCGGTTTGGAAGGAGTGGCGAGGACGAAGGCTGGAGGATTCAACGCTCATGGAATGATTGTATCGCTCTGCAGCCGTCGCCTGCTCCCCGTTATCTCTAGTGCCCCGACAACTCGGCCGAGTTGACCATGCGCGGCTGAATCACGACACCGTCAAACAGAGTGGCTCCGACGAGGTGATCGCCAACCGGCCGTACCATGCGAAGCACCCAGCCCGTATTCCAGTACCGCACCGCACCGTCTGGAACGTGGACCGAGAAAGCGATGGTGTTCTTGTTGCTCGCCGTAACAAGGACGCATTGCGACGCCTCATCGTAGAACAGGCTATTCACATCGCGGACGTTGACGTTGCCGAAATTTATCCACGTCGCGCCACCATCCACGGAGCGGAACAAGCCCTCGCGCCCTCCAACCCAAAGCCCGTGCTCTCCGTCGACCGCTACGGCAGAGACCTGAGTCAACGCGCCCGGAAGCACCACTGCGCTCCACCTCTGGCCGCCATCCTTCGAGAGACTGGCCGAGTGAAGCGCCGTCACGAACACCGTAGACATCTGCGCTCCAACAAATCGCCACTCCGTCTGATCAAGGCTGCCGAGCACATCCCAGCTCGTACCGGCAGTGACCGACTTCAGAACTCCCTCAGAGGTCGCGGCATAGACGGCATCGCCAGCCCGGGCAAACCCAAACACCATGCCGTCAAAGTCGCTCACTTTGGCCTTCGCTCGCATTGCGGGCGCTCGGCCCGAGGTTCTCCTCCGCGCCACCGTTCTCTTCGCGGCCACCTCTGGTACAGACGGCGTCTCCGAGGCATGTTCCACGCGAGTCCACACACCGCCGGTCAACCGGTAGATGCCATGCCCTGTTCCTGCGAGCAACGTTCCGTCGGAGGCCTGCTCCAGGCTGTAGACATCCTGCCCGTCGAGGCCGGCGCTTTGCTGCGTCCATGTGAGGCCGCCATTCTCGCTTTGGAAGACACCTCCCCACGCCTTGTCGTTGACGACGCCGACAAACAGGTTCGCTGGCTGACGCGGATTCACGACGAACGCGGTGATCTGGCGCGCAGAAAACCCGCTGTTGGAGGGATAGAACGTGAAGCCGCCATCGTTGCTGTTCAGCACGCCCGCGCGATCGGTTGCGAGCATCACATGGCTTGAGTCCCGCGGATCGACGTGGACATCGTTGACGATTAGCTCAGGTCCCGTCGTACGAATCCAGGTCTTCCCTGAGTCTGAGGTGCGGAAGAGTCCTTCGGTTGTGCCGGCATACACGACATTCAGCTGCTGCGGGTCCTGAGTCAACACTCTCGTCCTGCGGGCCGTCGAAGGAATGCCTTGAATCTTGTCAAACTTCTCGCCGGCATTCTCGCTCTTGTAGATGCCGGAGCAGGCGCTTGCATAGACCACATTCGACTGCTCCGGATCGACGATGATCGAAAAGACGTCCGAATCGTCGATCACTCCCTGCTTGATGTTGGCCCAGTGCTCCCCAGCATTGGTTGTCTTCCACGGCAGATGCCATGTGCCGGCGT
The Edaphobacter bradus genome window above contains:
- a CDS encoding MFS transporter, which translates into the protein MDSKTLTEGSPQNASPLPLHIIAPVFFSFACGGIATVMLGPLLPGLIERWHIQDAAAGVLFTAFFAGQLSGSVVASFRLRLSVIFGSLLTAAGCFVMPWAAFGVAHVTLFFVGLGIGASLTAGNVLVGTAVSSGRARLLALLNVCWSLGAISCPSLLRFCGPRLFFLITGTALALAGLVAVTLPPQAESQAQPKGQTAPSRLPLSLLPLLLFALSLMLFVGIESTLGGWLPSYAVRKSAVLLASSISLYFWLAELAGRMLMAAIVQRLGEVALYRAALVVLIGASATLAIEQRLHAGSIVLLAVLCGLAIAPLYPLIVSLLLARTGRHPHLGPLFATASLGGATLPWLTGVTSTRFHQLSAGLAVPVIGAITLLAISGAITGRHEAARRA
- the mqnE gene encoding aminofutalosine synthase MqnE — protein: MSVESSSLRPRHSFQTDDAALLPIATKVQAGERLSFEDGVTLYRSGDILAVGWLANSVRERLHGDVTYFNVNRHINPTNVCVASCRLCAFGRKKGDAGTYTMALEEAWDAAASGYTEAVTEFHIVGGLHPDLPFEYFMDLVRGLKVRFPKVHIKAFTMVEVAFLAKRGKMTIPETLQRMKEAGVDSMPGGGAEIFADRIRHIICDHKIDGSEWLETARQAHKIGLRSNATMLYGHVENDEDRVDHLVRLRTLQDETSGFQTFIPLAFHPDHTALSHIPRTTGMLDIRQIAVGRLMLDNFAHIKSYWQMVTPKMAQISLRFGADDIDGTVVEEKIYHDAGATTPQGLRRKDLVRLITEAGRTPFERDTMYRAVTRSEDTFTVAV
- a CDS encoding WD40/YVTN/BNR-like repeat-containing protein; translation: MTLALICPQAHSVNWLPFGPYGGDARRIAEDPHDRAHLYLGTANGWIYESHNGGVEWKRLARIDNRDDLVLDSIVVDAVNPRRLIIGAWVLSSPDGGLYVSDDGGVTWKSQVDMAGQSIRALAAAPSDPKILVAGTLKGVYRSNDDGVHWQLISPEGSVELHEVESIAIDPKDPAIIYAGTWHLPWKTTNAGEHWANIKQGVIDDSDVFSIIVDPEQSNVVYASACSGIYKSENAGEKFDKIQGIPSTARRTRVLTQDPQQLNVVYAGTTEGLFRTSDSGKTWIRTTGPELIVNDVHVDPRDSSHVMLATDRAGVLNSNDGGFTFYPSNSGFSARQITAFVVNPRQPANLFVGVVNDKAWGGVFQSENGGLTWTQQSAGLDGQDVYSLEQASDGTLLAGTGHGIYRLTGGVWTRVEHASETPSVPEVAAKRTVARRRTSGRAPAMRAKAKVSDFDGMVFGFARAGDAVYAATSEGVLKSVTAGTSWDVLGSLDQTEWRFVGAQMSTVFVTALHSASLSKDGGQRWSAVVLPGALTQVSAVAVDGEHGLWVGGREGLFRSVDGGATWINFGNVNVRDVNSLFYDEASQCVLVTASNKNTIAFSVHVPDGAVRYWNTGWVLRMVRPVGDHLVGATLFDGVVIQPRMVNSAELSGH